A window of the Cicer arietinum cultivar CDC Frontier isolate Library 1 chromosome 6, Cicar.CDCFrontier_v2.0, whole genome shotgun sequence genome harbors these coding sequences:
- the LOC101495361 gene encoding uncharacterized protein isoform X2 codes for MTIHNHNHTFAIPYTLFVLLLLAQCQVSSGLTQVEALFKWKQSLPQQQILDSWIINNSTSNSTQNTPCSWRGITCDSRGSVIVINLAYTGLIGTLKHLNLSVFPNLLHLDLKTNNLTGIIPVNIGVLSKLQFLDLSTNYFNGTLPLSISNLTQLYELDVSTNNISGIFDRCLFPDKPSSKIGLISIRNLLFHDNHLGGQVPNEIGNIKNLTVLALYLNHFFGPIPSSLGNCTHLSILRLHKNQFSGPIPSSIGKLTNLTDLKFFSNNLNGTVPQEFGNLSSLIVLHLAENNFIGELPPEVCKSGKLENFSAAYNSFTGPIPRSLRNCPSLFRVRLQHNNLTGYADQVFGVYQNLTYMDFSYNKVEGDLSSNWGACKNLQFLNMAGNSVNGNIPSELFHLGQLHELDMSFNQLSGNIPSYIGNCSKLYKLYLGGNRLFGNIPIEIGKLSNLENLDLSMNMLFGPIPIQIGDCSTLLSLNLSNNELNGTIPFQIGNLASLQEFLDLSYNDFSGEIPPNIGKLSNLISLNISHNNLSGSIPNAISGMLSLSTLNLSYNHLEGNVPKDGIFNYSYPIDLSNNPNLCGNFKGLQHCNVSPNEPSNGSNKIMVVISIFASLGGALLVSLVFVGVFLFCYKKKSRISRQKSFLEISNPFSIWYFNGRVVYQNIIEVTNNFDNKYCIGEGSFGNVYKVEMPGGQIFAVKKLKCDEENLDIKSIKTFKNEVEAMTETRHRNIVKLYGFCCKGMHTFLVYEYMDRGSLTDMLNDDKKALELDWYKRVDIVKGVASALSYMHHDCSPLLIHRDISSKNVLLSSNLEAHVSDFGTARFLKHDSPIWTSFAGTYGYAAPACRLYYSLD; via the exons ATGACTATCCATAACCATAACCATACATTTGCAATTCCATATACTTTGTTTGTTCTTTTGTTGCTAGCTCAATGTCAAGTATCTTCAGGGTTAACACAAGTTGAAGCCTTGTTCAAATGGAAACAAAGTCTCCCTCAACAACAAATTCTTGATTCATGGATCATTAACAATTCAActtcaaattcaacacaaaatacaccATGTTCATGGAGAGGTATCACTTGTGATTCTCGTGGAAGTGTTATAGTCATAAACTTGGCATATACTGGACTTATAGGTACTCTTAAACACTTAAACTTATCAGTTTTTCCAAACCTTCTTCATCTTGATCTCAAAACAAACAATCTCACCGGTATCATACCTGTAAACATCGGTGTTCTTTCAAAACTCCAATTTCTTGATCTTTCTACTAATTATTTCAATGGAACTTTGCCTCTTTCTATATCCAATTTGACTCAACTTTACGAGCTCGATGTTTCAACAAACAACATATCAGGAATATTTGATCGTTGTTTGTTTCCTGATAAACCCAGTTCAAAAATTGGGCTTATCAGCATCAGGAATCTACTTTTTCACGATAACCATTTGGGTGGTCAGGTTCCAAATGAAATAGGGAACATAAAAAACTTGACTGTACTAGCTCTTTATCTAAACCACTTCTTTGGGCCTATTCCTTCATCTTTAGGAAACTGTACACATTTAAGCATTCTTAGATTGCATAAAAACCAATTCTCTGGCCCAATACCTTCCTCTATTGGGAAACTTACCAACCTAACTGATTTAAAGTTTTTCAGTAACAACTTAAATGGTACTGTGCCACAAGAATTCGGAAACCTTTCTTCTTTGATTGTATTACATCTTGCTGAGAACAATTTCATTGGTGAGTTACCACCAGAAGTTTGCAAAAGTGGCAAGCTTGAGAATTTCAGTGCAGCATATAATAGTTTCACTGGCCCTATTCCAAGAAGCCTTAGAAACTGTCCTTCCTTGTTTAGAGTTAGGCTTCAACACAACAACCTAACGGGTTATGCAGATCAAGTTTTTGGAGTTTATCAAAATCTAACTTATATGGATTTTAGCTATAATAAAGTGGAAGGTGATTTATCTTCTAATTGGGGTGCATGCAAAAACTTACAATTTCTCAATATGGCTGGAAATTCAGTGAATGGTAACATTCCAAGTGAGCTTTTTCATTTGGGTCAATTGCACGAGCTTGATATGTCTTTTAACCAATTATCAGGAAACATTCCTTCATACATAGGAAATTGTTCAAAgttgtataaattatatttggGTGGTAATAGGCTTTTTGGTAACATACCTATTGAAATTGGAAAGCTTTCAAATTTGGAAAATTTAGACCTTTCAATGAACATGTTGTTCGGACCAATTCCAATTCAAATAGGTGATTGTTCTACTTTGTTGAGCTTGAATTTAAGTAACAATGAATTGAATGGCACAATTCCTTTCCAAATTGGAAACCTTGCATCTTTACAAGAATTtctagacttgagttacaatgATTTTTCAGGTGAAATTCCTCCTAATATTGGTAAGCTTTCAAATTTGATAAGCTTAAATATCTCTCACAACAATTTATCAGGTTCTATCCCTAATGCAATTAGTGGAATGTTGAGTTTGTCAACTTTGAATCTCTCTTACAATCATTTGGAGGGAAATGTTCCTAAAGATGGCATATtcaattattcttatccaattgaTTTAAGCAACAATCCAAATCTATGTGGAAATTTTAAAGGTTTGCAACATTGTAATGTGTCACCCAATGAACCTAGTAATGGAAGTAACAAAATCATGGTTGTGATTTCTATTTTTGCTTCTTTAGGAGGTGCCCTTTTAGTTTCATTGGTGTTTGTTggtgtatttttgttttgttacaaGAAAAAGTCCAGAATTTCAAGACAAAAGTCTTTTTTGGAGATATCAAATCCATTTTCAATTTGGTACTTCAATGGAAGAGTTGTGTATCAAAACATAATTGAAGTTACAAATAATTTTGACAACAAGTATTGCATTGGTGAAGGATCATTTGGAAATGTTTATAAAGTTGAAATGCCAGGTGGACAAATATTTGCTGTGAAAAAGTTGAAGTGTGATGAAGAAAATTTAGacattaaaagtataaaaacatttaaaaatgaGGTGGAAGCGATGACGGAGACGCGACACAGAAACATTGTGAAGCtttatggattttgttgtaAAGGGATGCACACATTTTTGGTTTATGAATATATGGACAGGGGGAGTTTAACTGATATGTTGAATGATGATAAGAAAGCATTGGAATTAGATTGGTATAAAAGGGTTGATATTGTGAAAGGTGTTGCAAGTGCTCTTTCTTATATGCATCATGATTGTTCTCCACTTTTAATTCATAGAGACATATCAAGTAAGAATGTTTTATTGTCTTCCAATCTTGAAGCTCATGTCTCAGATTTTGGGACTGCAAGGTTTCTAAAACATGATTCACCTATTTGGACATCATTTGCTGGCACATATGGATACGCTGCTCCAG CTTGCAGATTATATTATAGTTTGGACTAA
- the LOC101495361 gene encoding uncharacterized protein isoform X1: protein MTIHNHNHTFAIPYTLFVLLLLAQCQVSSGLTQVEALFKWKQSLPQQQILDSWIINNSTSNSTQNTPCSWRGITCDSRGSVIVINLAYTGLIGTLKHLNLSVFPNLLHLDLKTNNLTGIIPVNIGVLSKLQFLDLSTNYFNGTLPLSISNLTQLYELDVSTNNISGIFDRCLFPDKPSSKIGLISIRNLLFHDNHLGGQVPNEIGNIKNLTVLALYLNHFFGPIPSSLGNCTHLSILRLHKNQFSGPIPSSIGKLTNLTDLKFFSNNLNGTVPQEFGNLSSLIVLHLAENNFIGELPPEVCKSGKLENFSAAYNSFTGPIPRSLRNCPSLFRVRLQHNNLTGYADQVFGVYQNLTYMDFSYNKVEGDLSSNWGACKNLQFLNMAGNSVNGNIPSELFHLGQLHELDMSFNQLSGNIPSYIGNCSKLYKLYLGGNRLFGNIPIEIGKLSNLENLDLSMNMLFGPIPIQIGDCSTLLSLNLSNNELNGTIPFQIGNLASLQEFLDLSYNDFSGEIPPNIGKLSNLISLNISHNNLSGSIPNAISGMLSLSTLNLSYNHLEGNVPKDGIFNYSYPIDLSNNPNLCGNFKGLQHCNVSPNEPSNGSNKIMVVISIFASLGGALLVSLVFVGVFLFCYKKKSRISRQKSFLEISNPFSIWYFNGRVVYQNIIEVTNNFDNKYCIGEGSFGNVYKVEMPGGQIFAVKKLKCDEENLDIKSIKTFKNEVEAMTETRHRNIVKLYGFCCKGMHTFLVYEYMDRGSLTDMLNDDKKALELDWYKRVDIVKGVASALSYMHHDCSPLLIHRDISSKNVLLSSNLEAHVSDFGTARFLKHDSPIWTSFAGTYGYAAPELAYTMAVTEKCDVFSFGVLAFEILLGKHPSDLVSYVQSTNDQKIDFKEIIDSRVPLPPPPNMNILKVLTLVANLALACLHTNPQSRPTMRSIAQLLEMEST, encoded by the exons ATGACTATCCATAACCATAACCATACATTTGCAATTCCATATACTTTGTTTGTTCTTTTGTTGCTAGCTCAATGTCAAGTATCTTCAGGGTTAACACAAGTTGAAGCCTTGTTCAAATGGAAACAAAGTCTCCCTCAACAACAAATTCTTGATTCATGGATCATTAACAATTCAActtcaaattcaacacaaaatacaccATGTTCATGGAGAGGTATCACTTGTGATTCTCGTGGAAGTGTTATAGTCATAAACTTGGCATATACTGGACTTATAGGTACTCTTAAACACTTAAACTTATCAGTTTTTCCAAACCTTCTTCATCTTGATCTCAAAACAAACAATCTCACCGGTATCATACCTGTAAACATCGGTGTTCTTTCAAAACTCCAATTTCTTGATCTTTCTACTAATTATTTCAATGGAACTTTGCCTCTTTCTATATCCAATTTGACTCAACTTTACGAGCTCGATGTTTCAACAAACAACATATCAGGAATATTTGATCGTTGTTTGTTTCCTGATAAACCCAGTTCAAAAATTGGGCTTATCAGCATCAGGAATCTACTTTTTCACGATAACCATTTGGGTGGTCAGGTTCCAAATGAAATAGGGAACATAAAAAACTTGACTGTACTAGCTCTTTATCTAAACCACTTCTTTGGGCCTATTCCTTCATCTTTAGGAAACTGTACACATTTAAGCATTCTTAGATTGCATAAAAACCAATTCTCTGGCCCAATACCTTCCTCTATTGGGAAACTTACCAACCTAACTGATTTAAAGTTTTTCAGTAACAACTTAAATGGTACTGTGCCACAAGAATTCGGAAACCTTTCTTCTTTGATTGTATTACATCTTGCTGAGAACAATTTCATTGGTGAGTTACCACCAGAAGTTTGCAAAAGTGGCAAGCTTGAGAATTTCAGTGCAGCATATAATAGTTTCACTGGCCCTATTCCAAGAAGCCTTAGAAACTGTCCTTCCTTGTTTAGAGTTAGGCTTCAACACAACAACCTAACGGGTTATGCAGATCAAGTTTTTGGAGTTTATCAAAATCTAACTTATATGGATTTTAGCTATAATAAAGTGGAAGGTGATTTATCTTCTAATTGGGGTGCATGCAAAAACTTACAATTTCTCAATATGGCTGGAAATTCAGTGAATGGTAACATTCCAAGTGAGCTTTTTCATTTGGGTCAATTGCACGAGCTTGATATGTCTTTTAACCAATTATCAGGAAACATTCCTTCATACATAGGAAATTGTTCAAAgttgtataaattatatttggGTGGTAATAGGCTTTTTGGTAACATACCTATTGAAATTGGAAAGCTTTCAAATTTGGAAAATTTAGACCTTTCAATGAACATGTTGTTCGGACCAATTCCAATTCAAATAGGTGATTGTTCTACTTTGTTGAGCTTGAATTTAAGTAACAATGAATTGAATGGCACAATTCCTTTCCAAATTGGAAACCTTGCATCTTTACAAGAATTtctagacttgagttacaatgATTTTTCAGGTGAAATTCCTCCTAATATTGGTAAGCTTTCAAATTTGATAAGCTTAAATATCTCTCACAACAATTTATCAGGTTCTATCCCTAATGCAATTAGTGGAATGTTGAGTTTGTCAACTTTGAATCTCTCTTACAATCATTTGGAGGGAAATGTTCCTAAAGATGGCATATtcaattattcttatccaattgaTTTAAGCAACAATCCAAATCTATGTGGAAATTTTAAAGGTTTGCAACATTGTAATGTGTCACCCAATGAACCTAGTAATGGAAGTAACAAAATCATGGTTGTGATTTCTATTTTTGCTTCTTTAGGAGGTGCCCTTTTAGTTTCATTGGTGTTTGTTggtgtatttttgttttgttacaaGAAAAAGTCCAGAATTTCAAGACAAAAGTCTTTTTTGGAGATATCAAATCCATTTTCAATTTGGTACTTCAATGGAAGAGTTGTGTATCAAAACATAATTGAAGTTACAAATAATTTTGACAACAAGTATTGCATTGGTGAAGGATCATTTGGAAATGTTTATAAAGTTGAAATGCCAGGTGGACAAATATTTGCTGTGAAAAAGTTGAAGTGTGATGAAGAAAATTTAGacattaaaagtataaaaacatttaaaaatgaGGTGGAAGCGATGACGGAGACGCGACACAGAAACATTGTGAAGCtttatggattttgttgtaAAGGGATGCACACATTTTTGGTTTATGAATATATGGACAGGGGGAGTTTAACTGATATGTTGAATGATGATAAGAAAGCATTGGAATTAGATTGGTATAAAAGGGTTGATATTGTGAAAGGTGTTGCAAGTGCTCTTTCTTATATGCATCATGATTGTTCTCCACTTTTAATTCATAGAGACATATCAAGTAAGAATGTTTTATTGTCTTCCAATCTTGAAGCTCATGTCTCAGATTTTGGGACTGCAAGGTTTCTAAAACATGATTCACCTATTTGGACATCATTTGCTGGCACATATGGATACGCTGCTCCAG AGCTTGCTTACACAATGGCAGTGACAGAGAAATGTGATGTATTCAGCTTTGGTGTTTTGGCATTTGAAATTCTATTAGGAAAGCACCCTAGTGATCTTGTTTCTTATGTACAAAGTACTAATGATCAAAAGATAGATTTTAAAGAGATTATAGACTCTCGTGTCCCTCTTCCTCCTCCGCCAAATATGAACATTTTGAAGGTATTGACATTGGTCGCAAATTTAGCTCTTGCTTGTTTACACACAAATCCTCAGTCTAGACCAACCATGAGAAGCATAGCACAGTTGCTAGAAATGGAGAGTACATAG